Within the bacterium genome, the region GACTTCCCGATGAGCTAAAGGATGAGGTTTGTCCAAAGAATATCATTATGATTGGACCAACCGGGGTTGGAAAAACAGAAATCTCAAGAAGGGTTTCCCAGCTTGCTGACCTTCCCTTCTTAAAGGTTGAGGCAACAAAATTCACTGAGGTAGGATATGTGGGTAGGGATGTAGAATCTATGGTAAGAGACCTTGTGAATATCACAGTAAATATGATAAAGGCAAGGGAATATGAGAAGGTAAAGGATAAGGCAGCCTCCTTTGTTGAAGAAAGGCTTGTCTCCCTCCTCCTTCCCGCAGGAAAACAAGAGCCAAGGGAGGAGACAAGGGAAAAGATAAGGAGAATGCTTAAAAGTGGGGAAATGGAGAAAAGGCTTATTGAGATTGAGGCAAAGGAAACACCTCCCATGGTTGAGGTATTTGCTATGCCAGGGATGGAAAGCATCTTTGACTCTGGTCTCTTTGAAAGCCTCTCTAATATCCTTCCCGGAAAGAGAAAGAGAAAAAAAATATCTGTGGAGGAGGCGAGGAATATCCTTTTGCTTGAAGAAACAGAAAAGCTTATTGACCATGATAAGGTTGTTAAAGAGGCGATAAAAAAGGTTGAGGAAGAGGGTATAATATTTCTTGATGAGCTTGATAAAATTTGTGGCAATAGTAAGGGAAGCTATGGGCCAGATATTTCAAGGGAGGGTGTTCAGAGGGATTTGCTTCCTATTGTTGAAGGCTCAACGGTGATGACAAGGTATGGCCCTGTAAAGACAAATCACATTCTATTTATTGCCGCAGGCACATTTGCTGCCTCCAAACCATCTGACCTGATTCCTGAGCTTCAAGGAAGATTTCCCATAAGGGTTGAGCTTTCATCATTAAAAAAGGAGGATTTTAAGCTTATCCTGGTCAGCCCAAAGAATGCCTTGATAAAACAATATAAAGCCCTCCTTAAAACAGAAGGAATTGAGCTTGTTTTTCCAGAGGAGGCAATAGATGAAGTGGCAGGGATTGCCGCCTTGGTTAATGAAAGGACAGAGGACATAGGAGCAAGGAGGTTATATACCATTATGGAAAAGCTCCTTGAGGACATCTCATTTCAGGCACCAAAT harbors:
- the hslU gene encoding ATP-dependent protease ATPase subunit HslU; its protein translation is MKLTPSEIVAELDKYIIGQKEAKKAVAIAMRNRYRRIRLPDELKDEVCPKNIIMIGPTGVGKTEISRRVSQLADLPFLKVEATKFTEVGYVGRDVESMVRDLVNITVNMIKAREYEKVKDKAASFVEERLVSLLLPAGKQEPREETREKIRRMLKSGEMEKRLIEIEAKETPPMVEVFAMPGMESIFDSGLFESLSNILPGKRKRKKISVEEARNILLLEETEKLIDHDKVVKEAIKKVEEEGIIFLDELDKICGNSKGSYGPDISREGVQRDLLPIVEGSTVMTRYGPVKTNHILFIAAGTFAASKPSDLIPELQGRFPIRVELSSLKKEDFKLILVSPKNALIKQYKALLKTEGIELVFPEEAIDEVAGIAALVNERTEDIGARRLYTIMEKLLEDISFQAPNIAEKKVIIDPPYIRKKLEKIIEDKDLSQYIL